From the genome of Uranotaenia lowii strain MFRU-FL chromosome 1, ASM2978415v1, whole genome shotgun sequence, one region includes:
- the LOC129744649 gene encoding serine/arginine repetitive matrix protein 2-like, producing MESRILKVSSAKNTSVTSHYVNTRGPVGYVAEFQAFPEERFRSLQYSIPAVGHHYGNAFAPDEEDANDDQNEEQVFSNRFTISAFGHSIVGDADCENFEDEEEVDEDVEMSPAVEVISIDPNCDYDSEEEEEEEEEDEEELVIQHKMTKGKQMHLYNGYEFAPCDQTSKAVGEEVVAGDRVIHQANVLRVIENLDSDDIEPELQNLHRDSDEEGSDGGSSTTSATLSARESDKMDGRFSSSSSSSSASSKSRCSNKSRNSGTSSRSSTNSNSSSSSNSTICSSSRATSSASSHPSDYVQRSDPELDSDEEQVQEQDSLARVIERRKMMAIERRKRTTSINRKSFSLPQSPVAIVGPNLHDITSLSFEDLDVTAIVNELSPLKGIPVRASESDDRLVQELAGSNFDLASYITEDDFGTTDSTASGPREQERQKHVKTSPVKKTPKSRGKQLKVLRELMISSNCEFQESSVTRRSCTNKSKRIVEHSESETEESDSETDSRTCVTIFGIERTLGKPKRKDDTKSDPTWNPNGMINQPKPFPKVPIASKTTPQISQAQLPHQTVKSEIHEIKTDKNAMKSSINNVKNSTTNNKTKLLSAGAQLARNKMLSLMAKSKLTNANHKLKHTLSNANTADKKSNGNSSSKQSKPIPKVPSSDVSKRKPLTSSTSNIKLDHDYCSPKKGLKAGSFVSSTAPVRKAIEIPFLLPTLDQLRQKKKMSKNKKRSTEATGPADKKEKTGDNCDKSRPIPSDSTATKSADTDNRACEKSAQTLSPVEKKVLVKEEPISPAVVKVERIVNVTPPVVAQPPQTQPKQISLLKINQNKLNGVQTVVSVVAVSEQPAVIPNKTEESLKSEIQLINATSTSSGDNINLNTCNSRSPVECPVKVKKKLNLQEYKKRREHPAEESVHSLPVAESTSRSSITSASTTISESISNCSLNIESTVSTDSSQQIKSAETKIPNKTTPLDPISAAKLKALRMQQLKKEAVIKSSEAKILPKTVPEIVPLAEITSIGFDEHGNPIPYDKNAEKTMLKLHKDYEEIIIVSMGCNTEVTINPKETNRDQMKDKKPPVSEDDKMNIPKNELLSDIKDTIKRCQSSAPAIISSSSLISSIQEVVIKKKSNINNNNKTDTVAEAPSEKRHISGGQACQQGSPNIGVSPPNAFSPGKPEKAGGSYEHDYGETPSSVSAAPAEQPKTEQHGEDKIIMHLRKDRQRMKGVSIGVQTASSDRFPPIKKLSPQKQRTVSRSSCGSSRQSQQSRHSVERSRDRNRRQYRRRRSKSSSSEHEDARHRSVHSYRSSSSRRRSRSRCSSRRSRSPRRRSRSNSYHRHHRPSSVSPERCRQRSQRRYYDRDHEKRVPRSRRRSRSDSSRSTSRSSFSSSNSRSMSRSSRSRSRSRSSSRPESRGRNRSRQTVGRRPGESPERNIVYVGRLEAALKREDLKRKFTQYGRIKQVTIHYKESGAKYGFVTFERPQDAYKAIDSSGNDPKLSEYDVSFGGRRAFCRTDYADLDGDMSMKHEPVPYIAPDGSMLMTPLPVQSSATRKDVGETFEEMLKKLKKEIITKKLRKS from the exons ATGGAATCAAGGATTTTAAAAGTATCGTCTGCGAAAAACACCTCGGTGACATCGCATTACGTAAACACACGTGGCCCTGTCGGTTACGTGGCGGAATTTCaagcctttcctgaagaaag ATTCCGCAGTTTACAGTACAGCATACCGGCAGTCGGTCATCACTATGGCAATGCTTTCGCTCCGGATGAAGAAGATGCCAATGATGATCAAAACGAAGAGCAAGTCTTTAGTAATCGGTTTACCATTTCCGCTTTTGGCCATTCTATCGTTGGAGATGCTGATTGCGAAAACTTCGAAGATGAGGAAGAAGTGGAT GAGGACGTTGAAATGTCACCAGCCGTAGAGGTTATTTCGATAGATCCGAACTGTGATTATGATTCcgaagaagaggaagaagaGGAGGAGGAGGATGAAGAAGAGTTAGTCATTCAGCATAAGATGACAAAAGGGAAACAGATGCATCTTTATAATGGATATGAATTTGCGCCCTGTGACCAAACATCCAAAGCTGTTGGAGAAGAGGTTGTCGCAGGCGACCGCGTGATACACCAAGCTAATGTCCTTCGggtaattgaaaatttggatagtGATGATATAGAACCAGAGTTACAGAATCTACACCGTGATTCCGATGAGGAAGGTTCTGATGGAGGAAGCAGTACCACAAGCGCGACATTAAGTGCTAGAGAAAGTGATAAGATGGATGGACGTTTCAGTAGTTCTAGTTCGAGCAGTAGTGCTAGTAGCAAAAGTAGGTGCAGTAACAAAAGCAGAAACAGTGGCACTAGTAGCAGAAGTAGTACCAACAGTAATAGTAGTAGCAGTAGCAATAGTACCATCTGCAGTAGTAGTCGTGCAACATCTTCAGCCTCCAGTCATCCGTCAGATTATGTGCAAAGATCAGACCCGGAACTAGATTCGGATGAAGAACAAGTACAAGAACAAGATAGTTTGGCTCGAGTTATAGAACGGCGAAAAATGATGGCTATCGAACGAAGAAAGCGTACTACGAGCATAAATAGAAAATCCTTTTCATTACCACAATCACCGGTTGCCATTGTTGGACCTAATTTACATGATATCACAAGTTTGAGCTTCGAAGATTTGGATGTAACTGCAATAGTGAATGAATTAAGTCCTCTTAAAGGTATTCCAGTTCGAGCTAGTGAATCAGATGATCGATTAGTGCAAGAATTAGCAGGAAGCAATTTCGATTTAGCGTCATATATTACAGAAGATGACTTTGGAACTACAGATTCGACTGCTTCGGGACCTAGGGAACAGGAGCGCCAGAAACATGTTAAAACTTCTCCAGTGAAAAAAACCCCCAAGTCACGTGGAAAGCAGCTCAAGGTGCTTCGTGAGTTAATGATATCTTCGAATTGTGAATTCCAAGAATCATCGGTTACAAGAAGAAGCTGCACAAACAAATCTAAGCGAATAGTAGAACACAGTGAAAGCGAAACAGAAGAATCGGATTCTGAAACTGATAGTCGTACTTGTGTAACGATTTTCGGAATAGAACGGACGCTCGGTAAACCAAAGCGAAAAGATGATACCAAATCTGACCCCACTTGGAATCCAAACGGAATGATAAATCAGCCAAAACCGTTCCCAAAAGTACCAATTGCTTCCAAAACTACTCCCCAGATATCACAAGCGCAATTACCACATCAGACAGTAAAATCTGAAATACAtgaaatcaaaactgacaaaaatgcaatGAAAAGTAGCATCAATAACGTTAAAAATTCCACCACAAACAACAAGACTAAGCTTTTGAGCGCTGGTGCACAATTAGCACGTAACAAAATGCTGTCTCTGATGGCCAAAAGTAAGTTAACTAATGCTAATCACAAGCTCAAACATACATTGAGCAATGCAAATACGGCTGATAAAAAGAGCAATGgtaacagcagcagcaaacagtCTAAGCCCATCCCCAAAGTTCCATCTTCTGATGTTTCAAAAAGAAAGCCTCTTACATCTTCTACGAGTAATATAAAATTGGACCATGATTACTGTTCACCGAAAAAGGGTCTTAAGGCAGGATCTTTCGTAAGTTCGACGGCTCCGGTGCGCAAAGCTATTGAAATTCCGTTCCTACTGCCAACCCTGGATCAGCTTcgccagaagaaaaaaatgtctaaaaacaaaaaacgatcTACTGAAGCGACGGGACCAgctgacaaaaaagaaaaaacgggTGATAACTGTGATAAGAGTCGCCCTATTCCAAGCGACTCTACCGCTACCAAGTCTGCTGACACAGATAACAGGGCGTGTGAAAAATCAGCTCAAACTTTAAGTCCAGTTGAGAAAAAGGTTTTAGTCAAAGAGGAACCGATCTCGCCGGCTGTCGTAAAAGTAGAACGAATAGTTAACGTAACACCGCCGGTAGTAGCGCAACCACCTCAAACGCAGCCGAAGCAAATTTCTCtgctaaaaataaatcaaaataaattgaacgGAGTTCAGACTGTTGTTTCTGTCGTTGCAGTTAGTGAACAACCtgcagttatccccaataaaaCTGAAGAGAGTCTCAAGTCTGAAATCCAACTGATCAATGCAACTAGCACTAGCAGCGGTgataatattaatttaaatactTGTAACAGTAGGAGCCCTGTGGAATGCCCAGTCAAAGTGAAGAAGAAACTTAACCTACAGGAATACAAAAAAAGGAGAGAGCACCCGGCAGAAGAATCAGTTCATTCTCTGCCTGTTGCAGAAAGCACTAGCAGAAGCAGCATTACGAGTGCTTCGACCACAATTAGCGAATCGATTAGCAACTGTTCACTGAATATTGAATCAACTGTCAGTACAGATTCATCGCAACAAATCAAATCAGCggaaacaaaaataccaaacaAAACCACTCCCCTAGATCCGATTTCGGCTGCCAAGCTCAAAGCTCTCCGAATGCAGCAACTTAAAAAAGAAGCAGTCATCAAGTCGTCTGAGGCGAAGATTCTTCCGAAAACGGTTCCTGAAATCGTTCCACTTGCCGAAATCACTTCTATCGGTTTCGATGAGCATGGCAATCCCATCCCCTACgacaaaaatgcagaaaaaacaATGCTCAAATTGCACAAAGACTACGAAGAAATCATCATCGTGTCGATGGGTTGCAACACTGAAGTGACGATCAACCCTAAAGAAACAAATCGAGATCAGATGAAAGACAAAAAACCGCCGGTCTCTGAGGATGACAAGATGAACATTCCCAAAAATGAACTTTTGTCCGACATCAAGGACACAATAAAACGCTGCCAGTCATCTGCGCCCGCTATCATTTCAAGTAGTTCACTAATATCAAGCATTCAAGAAGTGGTTATAAAGAAAAAGAGCAACATTAATAACAACAACAAGACTGACACTGTAGCAGAGGCTCCTTCGGAGAAACGTCACATATCTGGAGGTCAAGCCTGTCAACAGGGATCTCCCAATATTGGTGTTTCTCCACCAAATGCCTTTTCTCCGGGCAAACCCGAAAAAGCCGGTGGCAGCTATGAACATGACTATGGAGAAACCCCATCAAGTGTTTCTGCTGCTCCTGCCGAACAACCGAAAACCGAACAGCATGGCGAAGACAAAATTATAATGCATTTACGAAAAGATCGACAACGAATGAAAGGCGTGTCAATCGGTGTTCAAACCGCATCATCTGATCGCTTTCCTCCTATAAAAAAACTGTCACCCCAAAAGCAACGCACCGTTTCTCGAAGCAGTTGCGGTTCGTCCCGCCAGAGTCAACAAAGCCGTCACAGTGTTGAGCGCTCGCGTGATCGTAATCGGCGCCAATATAGAAGACGTCGCAGCAAAAGCTCTTCTTCTGAGCACGAGGACGCTCGTCATCGCTCTGTTCACTCCTAccgtagcagcagcagccgtcGAAGAAGTCGTAGTCGGTGCAGCTCCCGTCGCTCTCGATCACCACGCCGTCGGAGTCGCAGCAATTCTTATCATCGCCATCACCGGCCTTCCAGTGTGTCACCAGAACGTTGTCGTCAAAGAAGTCAACGACGGTACTACGACCGGGATCACGAGAAACGTGTTCCTCGAAGCAGACGCCGTTCCCGAAGCGATTCTTCCCGCTCAACAAGCCGTAGCAGCTTTTCGTCCTCAAATTCCCGATCCATGTCCCGATCGAGTCGGTCGAGATCTCGATCTCGTTCATCATCGCGACCCGAGTCCCGAGGACGGAATCGTTCGCGTCAGACAGTTGGAAGGCGCCCTGGTGAATCACCTG AACGAAACATTGTCTACGTTGGACGTTTGGAGGCAGCGCTTAAGCGGGAGGACCTCAAACGCAAATTTACCCAGTACGGAAGGATTAAGCAAGTTACTATACACTACAAAGAATCAGG GGCTAAATATGGGTTTGTTACATTTGAAAGGCCACAGGACGCATACAAGGCTATTGATTCTAGTGGCAACGATCCTAAACTAAGCGAATACGATGTTAGTTTTGGTGGACGTCGTGCTTTCTGTCGCACTGATTATGCTGATTTAG ATGGTGACATGTCTATGAAACATGAACCGGTCCCCTACATAGCACCAGATGGCTCGATGTTGATGACTCCTCTGCCGGTACAAAGCAGCGCTACTCGCAAAGACGTTGGTGAAACGTTTGAGGAAAtgcttaaaaaactgaaaaaggaaATTATAACCAAAAAGCTACGCAAATCATGA